In the Ostrinia nubilalis chromosome 15, ilOstNubi1.1, whole genome shotgun sequence genome, one interval contains:
- the LOC135078448 gene encoding putative nuclease HARBI1, with protein MNAINAIVHLANNADPARRRKLYRQRSNPFDLRDLNFKIKYRFNKDTVRTIIDLVEDDLVQSARGGGTCPELQVLVAIRCWGRREVQDDAGDLHGLSQPTVSRICARVAHAIANKANSFIKMPITIGEQERISAKFRAIKNFPGVIGAIDCTHIKIKKTGGDMAQYYINRKGYYSLNVQVVCDADLKIMDIVARWRGSTHDSRIFMESNIKQRFEDRQFRGRLIGDSGYPLLPYLFTPILRPSRPEEEAYNNAHISTRNTVERCFGVWKQRFQCLLHGLPVSLQNGKAVIIALAVLHNIAIDMNDTLLEQHMEQVPVTPQLSTENSVHDNRPSLLRRRSQLILQNFINQHF; from the exons atgaatgctataaatgcaattgtgcatttagccaataatgccgacccagcgcgacgtagaaagctctaccgccaacgaagcaacccattcgatttgcgggacctaaattttaaaataaaatataggttcaataaggacacagtgcgcaccatcatagatttggtggaagatgatctggttcagagcgctagaggtggtggcacgtgtcctgaactgcaagttttagtggccataagatgttggggacgtcgtgag gtacaagatgatgctggtgacctccatggcctaagtcagccgacagtgagccggatatgcgccagagtcgcgcatgcaatcgcgaataaggcaaattccttcatcaaaatgcctatcactataggagagcaggaaagaattagtgccaaatttagagcaattaaaaattttcctggggtgataggagccatagattgcacccacattaaaattaaaaaaaccggaggtgacatggcccagtactatattaatagaaaaggctattattccctgaatgttcag gttgtctgtgatgctgacctcaaaataatggatatagtggctagatggcgaggcagtacacatgacagtcgaatttttatggagagcaatataaaacaacgatttgaggataggcagtttagaggacgccttattggcgattcgggctaccctcttctgccatatctatttacacctattttaaggcctagtcgtccagaagaagaagcatacaataatgctcacatctcaactaggaacactgttgaaaggtgttttggggtgtggaagcagcggttccaatgcctactccatggcttaccagtaagcctccaaaatggaaaagctgtgatcatagcattggctgtattacataatatagccattgatatgaatgacacattgttag aacaacatatggagcaggtccctgtaactccgcaactttcgacggagaacagtgttcacgacaaccgaccttcattgttgaggcgtaggtcgcagttgatactacaaaattttataaatcaacatttttga